From the genome of uncultured Methanobacterium sp.:
CCACGTGATGTTTGATAATATAAAATAAGGCGTGTTTTTACGTCTATTGTTAAATGGTTTTTTATGTAGCTTTTTCTTTCTTTTTGCCGTATTTTTGCATAATACTTGTCTGCATAATCATTCGTAAAACCAGAGCCGTCTAATGCTATTATATCTGCTTTAATATCGTTTAATGATAATATTAAATGGTTAATTTCTCTAATTTGTTTTGAAGGTAGTCTTTTAAAAAATTTTTGGATCGTTGTAAAGTGTGGAACCTTTTTTATTCTCAAATATCTCTTAATTACGTCTGAAACATCAATAAAATCAATTATTTCACGATATGTTGATTTTGTGTAAATTTTCATTGCCAATATCGTGAATAAAGCATGTTGTGAATATAAATGATTTGAAAAAGCATTAGAATACTTATTTATCGCTATTTTAACATAATAATACGTTCTTTCGATGAATTTCACCAGTTTATTTTCTTTTAATTCACTATTCTTGTTTAAAACACTTTTTAAACATTGAATTTTAGAATTTTTAAAATTAAAATCCAAAAGATTTAATTGCTTTGAAACTCCACTATAAACAGGGGAATAATAGATTTCGCTAATCATAATAATATTATTCCCCTTTCTCATTATAAATACTTTAGCAACCTGTTTTAAAAATATGTAGCTATAATTTCAAGTGAAAACAGGAAAAACAAAA
Proteins encoded in this window:
- a CDS encoding transposase; translation: MISEIYYSPVYSGVSKQLNLLDFNFKNSKIQCLKSVLNKNSELKENKLVKFIERTYYYVKIAINKYSNAFSNHLYSQHALFTILAMKIYTKSTYREIIDFIDVSDVIKRYLRIKKVPHFTTIQKFFKRLPSKQIREINHLILSLNDIKADIIALDGSGFTNDYADKYYAKIRQKERKSYIKNHLTIDVKTRLILYYQTSRGPKYDTQFAKPALRQIKKYKPDYIVADKAYDTEPIRKCINEELKAFDQIPLKNRAKKGQYRLKSPTIFRNKIYAKRNNIESIFSTIKRKFNGTNHSRSTKLSNKETKLKNTI